Part of the Clostridium sporogenes genome, AGGAAAATATATGAAATCAACAGGTGTGGTTAGAAGAGTAGACGAATTAGGAAGAATTGTTATTCCTATAGAATTGAGAAGGACTTTAGATATAGCTGAAAAAGATGCTCTAGAAATATATGTAGATGGTGAACAAATCATATTAAAAAAATATGAACCAGCATGTATATTCTGCGGAGATGCTAGAGATGTTATAAACTATAAAGGTAAAAATATTTGTAAAAACTGTCTTAATGAAATAAAAGACAATAAATAATTTAAAAGCCTCATTTAGAGGCTTTTTTTTATTTATAAATTAAAAGTGGAAACTAACTTTAGTTTCCACTTTTGTTGTTTTATATAAAATTTATTAATTATCTTATTCTTACTCCTGCATAAAATTGATATACTGATGACACTTTTACTACATCCCCTGTGTGAGGAGCATGTATCATTTGTCCTCCACCTATATATATACCTACATGACCTGTATGTGGGAATACTAAATCACCAGGTTGTAGTTGATCTCTTGAAACTCGAGTTCCTGCTCCAATTTGTCCATAAGTATCCCTTGGTAATTCTATACCTGCAGCATTTCTATACACATATTGTACAAAACCTGAACAATCAAATCCGCTTGGTGATGTTCCACCCCAAACATAAGGAACTCCTTGAAATTGCATAGCGTATCCTATTACATCCCCATGGGCTGCTGGTGGT contains:
- a CDS encoding AbrB/MazE/SpoVT family DNA-binding domain-containing protein, which produces MKSTGVVRRVDELGRIVIPIELRRTLDIAEKDALEIYVDGEQIILKKYEPACIFCGDARDVINYKGKNICKNCLNEIKDNK